A single window of Onychostoma macrolepis isolate SWU-2019 chromosome 16, ASM1243209v1, whole genome shotgun sequence DNA harbors:
- the nod1 gene encoding nucleotide-binding oligomerization domain-containing protein 1, with protein sequence MGSCTSEGSHLRLLTSHRELLVEQVKNTQCILENLQMNGFICTEDIEIIQRSTTKTDQVRKILELVQSKGEECSAYFVHVLHEAYDAYVDLRPWFEDIRYKPLDTISVIPVVNTDPISKYCEKLRYELGRDTQFITSYSKSEETPLEDLYTDTQMELFNDRGESLGYLQSLDELLGDQGVFNLQAETIFITGDAGVGKSIVLQKLQNLWSRRELKTRAKFFFKFRCRMFSAFKETDEISLKDLIFKHNCYPDGDPDNEVFAYILRFPETVLFTFDGYDEIQTDFDLDNVPETVSPEEKTRPLLLLMNLLCGKLLKGSRKILSARSGTEVQSRVIRKKVYLKGFSPENLKRYTALHFPEKEHKTMVTDQLDANPHLCGLCSIPLFSWIILKSFKHLHSVYDNFELPDSCITLTNVFLLLSEVFLGHSIARPGLLKRSTRCPAETFKAGERNLSAFARLALHGLERGGLVFSLEEVISCGLEDEDLQFGFLRPASHYDGCGGSATFEFLHETLQAFLAAFSLVLDSKITPESILRFFSKCEYKRSSRFTCLPCLGKSRPRDKDPFQTNFQFANLFLCGLLSKPNAPLLEHLVPPALLKQKRKMLKSYLSNSVKTHLKGLPRYPSTDIDGDKVHAMPNFLWMLRCIFETNSEDVAKMTANGISAEYIKIAFCNIYSADCSALNFVLHHRRKHLGVDMDNNNINDYGVKQLRPSFSKMTVVRFCVNQLTDSSIEVLAEELIRHKIIQVLGLYKNYITDVGAKLVAKIIEECPHLKVVKLGCNNITGVGGKYLASAIHKSKSIFDVGMWGNAIGDEGADAFAEALKNHPSLTNLSLSANGITSHGGRSLAKALKENTSLHIFWLIQNKISDDAASDFADAFRSNSTLTHLMLIENEFTINGAKQMSEGLINNTTLKEVNIKGDRVSEEEQRLYEGDKRLRFH encoded by the exons ATGGGCTCGTGCACGAGTGAGGGGTCTCACCTGAGGCTGCTGACGTCACACCGCGAGCTGCTGGTGGAGCAGGTGAAGAACACGCAGTGTATTCTGGAGAACCTCCAGATGAACGGCTTCATCTGCACCGAAGACATCGAGATCATTCAGCGCAGCACCACCAAAACTGACCAG GTTCGCAAAATCCTGGAGCTGGTTCAGAGTAAAGGAGAGGAGTGCTCAGCATATTTCGTACACGTTCTTCATGAAGCATACGACGCTTACGTCGATCTGCGGCCTTGGTTTGAAGACATTCGGTACAAACCATTAGACACTATAAGTGTCATACCAGTGGTTAACACAGACCCCA TTAGCAAGTACTGTGAGAAGCTCAGATACGAGCTGGGAAGAGACACTCAGTTCATCACGTCGTACTCGAAGAGCGAGGAGACGCCGCTGGAGGATCTTTACACGGACACACAGATGGAGCTCTTCAATGACAGAGGCGAGAGTTTGGGATACTTACAGAGTCTGGATGAGCTTCTTGGAGACCAGGGAGTCTTCAACCTGCAGGCCGAGACCATCTTCATCACTGGCGACGCTGGCGTAGGCAAATCCATCGTTCTTCAGAAGCTGCAGAACCTGTGGTCCAGAAGGGAGCTAAAGACTCGCGCCAAGTTCTTCTTCAAGTTCAGATGCAGGATGTTCAGCGCCTTTAAGGAGACGGACGAGATCTCGCTGAAGGATCTGATCTTTAAACACAACTGCTATCCAGACGGCGACCCCGATAACGAAGTCTTCGCCTACATCTTACGATTCCCAGAAACTGTGCTTTTCACTTTTGACGGATATGATGAAATCCAAACGGATTTTGACTTGGATAACGTGCCGGAAACGGTTTCCCCGGAAGAAAAGACCCGTCCGCTTTTGCTTCTCATGAACTTGCTTTGCGGAAAACTGCTCAAGGGTTCCCGGAAGATTCTGAGTGCACGAAGTGGCACCGAAGTCCAAAGCAGAGTGATCCGGAAGAAAGTCTATTTGAAGGGATTCTCGCCTGAAAACCTGAAGAGATACACGGCTTTGCATTTCCCAGAGAAGGAACACAAGACAATGGTGACCGATCAGCTGGATGCCAATCCTCATCTCTGCGGTCTTTGCTCCATCCCATTGTTCAGCTGGATCATCCTCAAGAGCTTCAAGCATCTTCATTCAGTGTATGACAACTTTGAGTTGCCGGATTCTTGCATTACGCTCACAAACGTCTTCTTGCTTCTTTCTGAGGTCTTTCTCGGACACTCGATTGCACGCCCTGGACTTTTAAAACGGAGTACGAGGTGTCCAGCGGAGACCTTTAAAGCTGGTGAGCGGAATCTTTCGGCTTTCGCTCGACTGGCCTTGCATGGTCTCGAACGCGGTGGACTTGTGTTCAGTTTGGAGGAAGTGATATCCTGTGGATTAGAAGATGAAGACCTTCAGTTTGGGTTTCTGAGGCCTGCTTCGCATTACGATGGATGCGGAGGCTCGGCAACCTTCGAGTTCCTCCACGAGACCCTCCAGGCCTTCTTAGCGGCGTTTTCATTGGTGCTTGACTCCAAAATCACTCCTGAATCTATTCTAAGGTTCTTCTCCAAATGCGAATACAAGAGGTCGTCGCGTTTCACCTGCTTGCCTTGTCTGGGAAAGTCGAGACCTAGAGATAAAGACCCTTTCCAAACCAACTTCCAGTTCgccaatttatttttatgcggCCTCTTGTCTAAACCCAACGCGCCACTCTTGGAGCATCTCGTTCCACCGGCGTTATTGAAGCAAAAGCGCAAGATGCTCAAGTCTTATCTGTCCAACAGCGTTAAGACGCATCTTAAAGGCCTTCCTCGTTATCCATCCACAGACATTGATGGTGACAAGGTGCATGCAATGCCAAACTTCTTGTGGATGCTGCGGTGCATATTTGAGACGAACAGCGAGGACGTTGCCAAGATGACGGCCAACGGCATATCGGCGGAGTACATTAAGATCGCCTTCTGTAACATTTACTCGGCCGACTGCAGCGCCTTGAACTTTGTCCTCCACCATCGTAGGAAGCACCTAGGAGTCGACATGGACAATAACAACATCAACGATTATGGCGTGAAGCAACTGAGACCATCTTTCAGCAAAATGACGGTAGTAAG GTTTTGCGTGAATCAGCTCACAGACAGCAGTATTGAGGTTCTGGCAGAGGAACTCATCAGACACAAAATCATTCAGGTCTTGGG TCTTTACAAAAACTACATCACAGACGTTGGAGCCAAACTAGTAGCAAAGATTATTGAAGAATGTCCACACTTGAAGGTTGTCAA GCTCGGCTGCAACAACATTACAGGTGTGGGTGGGAAATACCTGGCCAGTGCAATTCACAAGAGCAAATCTATCTTTGATGTAGG AATGTGGGGAAACGCCATCGGAGATGAGGGTGCAGATGCATTTGCGGAGGCCCTGAAGAATCACCCCAGTCTGACCAACCTCAG TCTCTCTGCCAATGGCATTACGTCTCACGGTGGAAGAAGTCTGGCAAAAGCACTGAAGGAAAACACAAGCCTTCACATCTTCTG GTTGATACAGAACAAAATCTCTGATGATGCAGCGTCAGACTTTGCGGATGCCTTCAGGTCCAACTCTACTCTGACACATCTGAT GCTAATAGAAAACGAGTTCACCATTAATGGAGCCAAACAGATGTCCGAAGGCCTGATTAACAACACTACACTGAAGGAAGTCAA